From the genome of Bactrocera oleae isolate idBacOlea1 chromosome 2, idBacOlea1, whole genome shotgun sequence, one region includes:
- the SdhC gene encoding succinate dehydrogenase cytochrome b560 subunit, mitochondrial, whose protein sequence is MYAITRSLIRSSALRQGIQRIQVAAPVRQVTLKVVPAAEAIQTETFDEKNQRLGRELSPHLTIYKPQLTSMLSITHRGTGFALTGYAWALGLGALMSSQDISHYVTIIEGLHLGSATLVALKFALAFPLAFHSCCGVRHLLWDTGRFLKITEVYLTGYVTLGISFVLSAILACL, encoded by the exons AT GTATGCCATAACTCGTTCACTTATTCGATCATCTGCCCTACGTCAGGGTATTCAAAGGATTCAGGTCGCTGCACCGGTTCGTCAAGTGACATTAAAAGTCGTACCAGCAGCAGAGGCAATTCAGACAGAAACATTTGATGAAAAAAATCAACGTCTTGGCCGTGAATTGTCCCCACATTTGACTATCTATAAGCCACAGTTAACATCGATGTTATCAATTACTCATAGAGGCACAGGTTTTGCTTTGACCGGGTACGCCTGGGCTTTAGGTTTAGGTGCATTGATGTCTTCGCAAGACATTTCACACTACGTTACCATTATTGAAGGCTTGCACTTGGGTTCTGCAACATTGGTTGCACTTAAGTTTGCCTTAGCATTTCCACTAGCGTTTCATTCTTGCTGCGGTGTCCGTCATTTGTTATGGGATACAGGCCGTTTTCTGAAAATTACTGAAGTCTATTTGACTGGTTACGTAACGCTTGGCATTAGCTTCGTGCTATCAGCTATTTTAGCttgtttataa